The following are encoded in a window of Bos indicus isolate NIAB-ARS_2022 breed Sahiwal x Tharparkar chromosome 7, NIAB-ARS_B.indTharparkar_mat_pri_1.0, whole genome shotgun sequence genomic DNA:
- the LOC109561051 gene encoding olfactory receptor 2T27-like, translated as MNQKNDTSTDFILLGLFPWFRHPNLLILIIILIYTAAFTGNAILLLLIWLDSHLHTPMYFLLSQLSLIDLAYISCTVPKMVTNYFTGKKNISYFSCATQLFFFLTLGLAECILLTLMAYDRYVAVCNPLRYTVLMNPNTCLQMAAAAWIGGALAALVHTIYPMNFPICGSREINHYFCEMPAILRLSCMDISAYEMVKFVSTIVFLLIPFILILTSYTLIFLTVLRMNSQKGKNKALATCSSHMTVVSLYFGQAIFIYMTPTLAHTPEQDQIGAVLGTIVTPMLNPLIYSLRNKEVAGALRKCMGKCYN; from the coding sequence atgaatCAGAAGAATGATACCTCAACTGACTTCATCCTCCTGGGGCTCTTTCCCTGGTTCAGACATCCCAACCTCCTCATCCTCATTATCATCCTTATCTACACTGCGGCCTTTACTGGAAATGCCATACTACTCCTCCTTATCTGGCTGGACTCCCATCTTCATACGCCCATGTACTTCCTGCTCAGTCAGCTCTCCCTCATTGACCTGGCTTACATCTCCTGCACGGTCCCCAAAATGGTCACCAACTATTTCACAGGGAAGAAGAACATTTCCTATTTTTCCTGTGCTActcagctcttctttttcctcacCCTTGGCCTTGCTGAGTGCATCTTGCTGACTCTCATGGcttatgaccgctatgtggctgTCTGTAACCCCCTGCGATACACAGTCCTCATGAACCCCAACACCTGTCTCCAGATGGCTGCTGCAGCCTGGATTGGTGGAGCCCTTGCAGCCCTTGTACACACCATCTATCCAATGAACTTCCCCATCTGTGGTTCCAGAGAGATTAATCATTACTTCTGTGAGATGCCTGCCATCCTGAGATTGTCTTGTATGGACATATCAGCCTATGAGATGGTGAAATTTGTGTCAACCATTGTTTTTCTCCTGATCCCATTTATTCTTATCCTAACTTCCTACACTCTCATCTTCCTCACTGTTCTCAGGATGAACTCTCAAAAGGGCAAGAACAAAGCCCTGGCTACCTGCTCTTCCCACATGACAGTGGTGAGTCTCTACTTTGGTCAAGCTATCTTCATCTACATGACACCCACCTTAGCCCATACACCTGAACAAGATCAGATTGGAGCTGTTCTTGGCACCATAGTGACCCCCATGCTCAACCCActcatctacagcctgaggaataAAGAAGTGGCGGGGGCTCTGAGGAAGTGCATGGGAAAGTGTTACAATTGA